A region of the Corynebacterium falsenii genome:
AGTTTCTTCAGGATCGCCGATATGGCGTAGGAGTCCTGCGGCCGCATTTTCGCTGGATCACCACCAAAGCACTCCGCCCAGATCTCCACGTTAGAGACGCTGTCGCGCCTGTGGAGCTTGCCGACGTCGCCTTCGATGGTGAAGTCGTCGCTGCCGCCTCTCAGGTATCCGATGCGCTGCCCGGTGGTCCAGTCCCACCATCCTTCGGGAAGGTCGGTGGAGAGGTATTCCTCGACCAGGCCGATGCGGTCGTCGGTCTCGATGGCCGCGTCTTGGTGCTGCTGTGCTTGCTCGGCGACCCGACCGGTGAGGTGAAGTGGTTCTCCGGCGCGGTAGTAGACCATGACCTCCGCCCAGATCTGCTGAATGGTCTCACTGGTCATGCGCCATGCTTTCAGTCCGCTTTCGCCGGTGACGCGGACGGGCCAGAATCGGCGGTTGCCGGTGGCGTCGCGGAGGAAGCCTTGCTCGGCGTTGGTGGTGCCGACGATGATGCACTGCCGTGGGTGGTTTTCGACCACGCGCCCGTAGGATGGTCGGAATTTGTCGTCCGTTCGGCTGAGGAATCCTTTGACTGATTCGACGTCCATTTTGTGCATGCCGGCGAGCTCGCCGAGCTCGATGATCCAGTAGCCCTGGAGTTTCTCGGCGCCGGTTTTGTCACGCATGTCCGTCAGGGTGAGCGCGTCGGAGAACCAGTCTCCGGCGAGTCTGGCGAACAAGGTGGATTTGCCGGTGCCCTGCGGGCCGTTGAGGATGAGGACGGTGTCGAACTTCACCCCTGGGTTGAACACTCTGGCCACGGCTGCGATGAGTGTTTTTCGGGTCACCGCGTGGACGTAGTCAGTGTCCTCCGCGCCGAGGTAGTCCACTAGGAGCCGGTCGACTCGTGGCACTCCGTCCCACTCGGGCAGCCCGTTCAGGTAGTCCTTGATGGGGTGATAGGAGCGCCTGGACGCTGCGATGGACAACGCGTCGGCGGTCTTGGTCGGCCCGTAGATGAGATAGGCGCGTTCAAGATAGTGTCGCAGCTGCGCGGCGTCGGCGTCGTTCCACCCGTCCTTGACTTGCTTCCAGGGCAGTTTCGAGCTGTCGCGGACGTCGACCGCGCCCGCGAGCTCGTTGAACCGGATTTCCTGTAGCCGCGGGTCGTGGGTGAGGATGAGAGTCTGGTTGGCGAGAGTGTCCTCGATCTTGTTGGACTTGTTGCGGGTGAGCTCGTCCATCCAGTCCGGGACTGCGTCAACGTCAACGTCCAGGCTTGTGTCCTCGTCGGGATCATCGGCGAAGTCTGCCCGGGCTTGGGCCATTTCCTCGGCGGCGAGTCGGCGTTTGACTTTCTTGTCGCCTCGGCAGAGTTCGACCATCAGCTGGTAGCTGGGGGCCTTGTTCGCCGGTGTTCCTGCTTTCATGCCATCGTCTTCTGTGCCGAATTTGTGTACTCGGACGAGGTCGAAGGCGTTGAGGAGCTGTCCGCCTGCGGGGTCTGTGCCGTGGTGGGAGTAGGCGAACCTGCCGTCGTAGATGACGACGCCGGCCGAGGTTTCACCGGGGGTGTAGGTGTAGCGGTGCTCCCCTGCTTGCTCGTAGGTGTCGGGGAGGAACTCGGTGATGGCTTCGTCGAGGGTGTAGGCGCGGCAGAACGCTCCGACCATGCCTGGCTTCTCCAGGGGGTTGGCTTGCTTGTCCGCCCTGGCTTGAATGATCTCGTCCTGGCGGGCGGAGCGTGGCCAGGTGGTGATGTCGCGCCAGTTGTCGTAGCGGTCGAGCTGCGCGTCTGGGTCGAGCCAGTCGCCGTTGTTGACGCGGTAGACGTACTCGCCGTCGATGGGGCGTGACGGCCAGTACATCAGCCGGGAGGGTTCGAATGTCGTGTCGTCGCAGTAGTCGATGCCGATATCGGCGGCGACGCGGCGGCCGATGGCTTCGTATTCGTCTGCGTCGACGTCGCGGGTCATGGGGATGACCAGGCGCAGGCGCGGGTGCTCGGGGGTGTGGGAGTGCGTGGAGTACACGGCCCACTGGCATGGCAGCGCGTCTGCGAGAGTGTCGAGCAGGTCGGCGGGTGGGGTATCGAGATCCAGGCAGAGCAGGGAGCGGGATAGGACGTGCCCTTTTTTCCTGCGCCCGCCTGCGAGGTGGCCCCCGACGAAACCGCCGACGTCCTTGATGTCGGCCTGCTTCGCCTTGGACATGGTGTGGAATTGCTCCACGGTGTCATGGGTGATGTGGGGGTCTGCTAGGCGCTCGGTGAGGGTTGGCCAGTCGATGAGGTTGTTTTCCCATTTGGTGGACAGCCTTGAGTCGGCGACGGCTATTTTGAGTTCGCGGGTGGTCACGTGTCCTCCTTTCATTCGGGTAGGGGGCTGGTGGCCCAGTCGAGGATGATGGCGTGGCGTACGACGGCGTCACCGGTTGGTTCGACGCCGCTGAGGACGAGGAAGGCCTCGATGATGTTTCCGGTGTGGGTGGCCACTGCGTCGGTGAGGTTCCTGGCCGCGCGGTGGTATTCGGCAGCGAGGTGTCCTGGCAGCTCGTCGATGTTGGTGGTCACACGCGGCTGCATGGCCTGGCGTGCCTGGTCGTTTTTGTGGGTGCGGTGCCAGTAGCACAGGCGTCTTGCTAGCTCGGTGTGGTCTGGCAGCGTCGCGCGCATGATCAGTCCTTCATGTAGTAGGTGCATTCGTAGCCGTCGGCGGTCAGGGGGATGCCGTCAGCCCACTGTGGGGCTTGTGACATCAGGTCGCAGACTTTGTCGACGGTGGTCTCGGGCGGGGCTTCGATGACGACTTCGTCGTGGATGTGCATGACGATGTCGTGTCCCGTGTTTTCGAGCAGGGTGATGGAGTGGGATAGCAGGTCGCGGGCGACTGCTTGGGTGATGTTCTCGACGAGTTTTCCGCCGTAGGTTTCCTGCTTCTCGAATTTCCGGTTGGTGCCGATGCCGAAGCAGGTGATGGAGTCTCCGCCGAAGCGGTTGGTGCCGATGGCGGGTTTGGCGTAGGCCAGGCGT
Encoded here:
- a CDS encoding virulence-associated E family protein codes for the protein MTTRELKIAVADSRLSTKWENNLIDWPTLTERLADPHITHDTVEQFHTMSKAKQADIKDVGGFVGGHLAGGRRKKGHVLSRSLLCLDLDTPPADLLDTLADALPCQWAVYSTHSHTPEHPRLRLVIPMTRDVDADEYEAIGRRVAADIGIDYCDDTTFEPSRLMYWPSRPIDGEYVYRVNNGDWLDPDAQLDRYDNWRDITTWPRSARQDEIIQARADKQANPLEKPGMVGAFCRAYTLDEAITEFLPDTYEQAGEHRYTYTPGETSAGVVIYDGRFAYSHHGTDPAGGQLLNAFDLVRVHKFGTEDDGMKAGTPANKAPSYQLMVELCRGDKKVKRRLAAEEMAQARADFADDPDEDTSLDVDVDAVPDWMDELTRNKSNKIEDTLANQTLILTHDPRLQEIRFNELAGAVDVRDSSKLPWKQVKDGWNDADAAQLRHYLERAYLIYGPTKTADALSIAASRRSYHPIKDYLNGLPEWDGVPRVDRLLVDYLGAEDTDYVHAVTRKTLIAAVARVFNPGVKFDTVLILNGPQGTGKSTLFARLAGDWFSDALTLTDMRDKTGAEKLQGYWIIELGELAGMHKMDVESVKGFLSRTDDKFRPSYGRVVENHPRQCIIVGTTNAEQGFLRDATGNRRFWPVRVTGESGLKAWRMTSETIQQIWAEVMVYYRAGEPLHLTGRVAEQAQQHQDAAIETDDRIGLVEEYLSTDLPEGWWDWTTGQRIGYLRGGSDDFTIEGDVGKLHRRDSVSNVEIWAECFGGDPAKMRPQDSYAISAILKKLPDWERPNGGKQYERVFPYGKQRVWRRKDDEQPPF